A genomic stretch from Oleomonas cavernae includes:
- a CDS encoding ATP-dependent DNA helicase, with protein sequence MRKTEGLFELAGIPAELVKAFSKRSRELDASASADDRDQQQRRSRQAKGEPTDILRRQAWKDEVTALGYDADIIVQSAVGRRVAEHPLPDWTMVAEEITAKDSCPRVRDARRKITEHLVGFNIDKSSLVEIQRQVISERFIDLGFDTSREAICTTQAVLRAERRIVDIAPKIAARSAHALHPSQLEQALFYADCDHEQVLAFRAATSGRDLTVIEGAAGTGKSRTIGMVVEAYKAAGYQTLVTAPSWVATKGLGEAVGSDYSVLPELLNDLRGNKRWLPPTSVVIVDEAGMVGARSMASLLTEVESFGAKVILIGDRHQLQPVEAGPALSLALERLPHESYATLSTVRRQRSASDREQTLRWRAADPDAAFEAINFARAQGTWRSVKSEEQAADSAVDLWASFQAADEEVLILARTHAELRAITDRIRKKLRDSGQIVGEDAIILAADRQGNLFDLPIARGDQVRIGKRVRKKGLINGSGGTIQEISTTQDGVVEIKLLVDGRIVSVTSEELRDPESGGLKIRHGYASTTHAAQGVTVKNTIVVAGTVPTGGAPI encoded by the coding sequence GTGCGGAAAACCGAAGGGCTATTCGAACTCGCCGGGATTCCGGCAGAGTTGGTCAAGGCATTTTCAAAACGGAGCCGGGAACTCGATGCGAGCGCATCGGCGGATGATCGCGATCAACAGCAGCGCCGTTCGCGACAGGCGAAGGGCGAGCCTACTGATATTTTGCGCCGACAGGCGTGGAAGGATGAGGTCACCGCGCTGGGATATGATGCGGACATCATCGTTCAGAGCGCCGTAGGCCGACGTGTAGCAGAGCATCCGCTTCCGGATTGGACGATGGTTGCCGAAGAGATCACAGCGAAAGACTCGTGCCCGCGGGTACGCGATGCGAGACGAAAGATCACTGAACACCTCGTGGGATTCAATATCGATAAATCATCCCTCGTGGAGATTCAGCGCCAGGTGATCAGCGAGAGATTTATCGACCTCGGCTTCGATACAAGCAGAGAAGCGATTTGCACCACGCAAGCTGTCTTGCGAGCAGAGCGGCGGATCGTCGACATCGCACCAAAAATCGCAGCGCGTTCAGCGCACGCACTCCATCCGTCACAACTAGAGCAAGCGCTCTTTTACGCGGACTGTGACCACGAGCAAGTGCTGGCTTTCCGGGCCGCGACATCCGGCAGGGATCTTACTGTGATCGAAGGCGCTGCTGGGACGGGGAAGTCGCGGACCATTGGGATGGTGGTCGAGGCATACAAGGCGGCCGGGTATCAGACGCTCGTTACCGCGCCCAGTTGGGTGGCGACCAAAGGTCTTGGGGAAGCAGTGGGATCCGATTACTCGGTCCTTCCTGAACTTTTGAACGACCTGAGGGGAAACAAGCGATGGCTCCCGCCAACTTCCGTAGTGATCGTGGACGAAGCCGGGATGGTCGGCGCCCGCTCCATGGCGAGCCTGTTGACCGAGGTGGAGAGCTTTGGCGCAAAGGTAATACTAATCGGGGATCGCCATCAGTTACAGCCGGTCGAAGCGGGTCCAGCACTCTCTTTGGCATTGGAGAGGCTACCCCATGAGTCTTATGCCACACTGTCCACCGTTCGTCGGCAGCGATCCGCGAGTGACCGCGAACAAACGCTGCGCTGGCGCGCAGCAGATCCTGACGCGGCGTTCGAAGCAATTAATTTTGCTCGTGCTCAAGGCACCTGGCGTTCGGTCAAAAGTGAAGAACAGGCGGCCGATAGTGCCGTTGACCTGTGGGCATCCTTCCAGGCCGCCGACGAAGAGGTGTTGATCCTGGCACGAACGCACGCCGAGCTCCGCGCCATCACCGACCGTATTCGTAAAAAACTTCGAGATTCAGGCCAGATTGTCGGCGAGGACGCAATCATCCTGGCCGCGGACCGCCAGGGGAATCTCTTCGACCTTCCGATCGCACGTGGCGATCAGGTTCGGATCGGCAAACGCGTAAGGAAGAAAGGTCTGATCAATGGAAGCGGCGGAACAATTCAGGAAATTAGCACGACCCAAGACGGAGTGGTCGAGATAAAGCTCTTGGTCGATGGAAGGATCGTTAGTGTAACCAGCGAGGAACTTCGCGATCCCGAGAGCGGTGGATTGAAGATCAGACATGGCTACGCCAGCACAACGCATGCGGCGCAAGGCGTGACCGTCAAAAATACAATTGTGGTGGCCGGGACGGTACCAACGGGTGGAGCGCCAATTTGA
- a CDS encoding 3'-5' exonuclease, with protein sequence MSSKREIFISVDVETAGPIPGEFSLLSIGACDVDDESKWFSIELKPINNNADPRALEVTGLSLEELAERGSDPTVAMKAFADWALALAGHDASLVFVGFNAPFDWSFINYYFHRFTGVNPFGFAALDIKALYMGATGSTWSDTRSSQISKHLSPTRQGDHDALHDAKYQAELFRLVRALGGRAVS encoded by the coding sequence ATGAGCAGCAAGCGCGAAATATTCATATCCGTCGACGTGGAGACTGCCGGGCCAATTCCCGGCGAGTTTAGCCTGCTCTCGATCGGCGCTTGCGACGTTGATGACGAGTCCAAGTGGTTTAGCATCGAGCTGAAACCAATCAATAACAATGCCGATCCCAGGGCCCTGGAGGTGACGGGCCTATCGTTGGAGGAACTAGCCGAGCGTGGCAGTGATCCGACGGTGGCCATGAAAGCGTTCGCCGATTGGGCGCTGGCGCTTGCGGGACACGATGCCTCGCTTGTGTTCGTTGGCTTCAATGCGCCGTTCGACTGGTCGTTCATAAACTACTATTTCCATCGCTTCACGGGTGTGAACCCATTTGGCTTTGCCGCATTGGACATCAAAGCTTTGTATATGGGCGCAACGGGCAGCACATGGTCCGACACTCGATCGAGCCAGATCTCCAAACATCTCTCGCCTACGCGCCAGGGCGATCATGACGCCCTTCATGACGCGAAATACCAGGCCGAGTTATTCCGGCTGGTTCGTGCGCTTGGCGGCAGGGCAGTTAGTTGA
- a CDS encoding HORMA-1 domain-containing protein, whose amino-acid sequence MSQTQTRTATYTVIDIENVARRVKADLIMIADSTAGWTPERANQYAHDVEVLAKAGYLEYVDVTLFSAGVEIKATRFDVDTDAGGLTSSRPGGVLWPRVAIPFLRIVLGYTNAYTASAKEAMKGKLKISWSPTDADTSHSGLKSTGGRAYASNSYGMQRKDWAA is encoded by the coding sequence GTGTCACAAACGCAAACGCGAACAGCCACGTACACGGTCATCGACATCGAGAATGTAGCTCGTCGGGTGAAGGCCGACCTCATCATGATCGCGGATAGCACGGCTGGCTGGACCCCAGAGCGAGCCAACCAATACGCACACGACGTCGAGGTCCTCGCGAAGGCCGGATACCTAGAGTACGTCGACGTCACGCTCTTCAGCGCCGGCGTCGAGATAAAGGCCACGCGATTCGATGTCGACACGGATGCTGGAGGCCTGACCTCCAGCCGCCCCGGCGGAGTGCTATGGCCAAGGGTGGCTATTCCTTTTCTGCGGATCGTTCTCGGCTACACCAACGCTTACACCGCCTCTGCGAAGGAGGCCATGAAGGGCAAGCTAAAAATCAGCTGGTCGCCAACTGATGCCGATACCAGCCACAGCGGTCTGAAATCGACCGGCGGGCGTGCATACGCCAGCAACAGCTACGGCATGCAGCGAAAGGATTGGGCCGCGTGA
- a CDS encoding helix-turn-helix domain-containing protein produces MIGHKLKVARAASGMSLRGLAEAMGGLVSAQAIGKYERDEDMPSSRVLIALADTLRVTEDYLLAEDEIALEGVDFRKKAGSSAREEAALEARTIHMLERYLAVEDLLHLRSVDWEQPRSAPHPVADLRDAEDAARSVRDDWGWAMTLFPSSQSFSRSGVSRLCRLISTI; encoded by the coding sequence ATGATTGGACACAAGCTTAAGGTCGCGCGCGCGGCATCCGGCATGTCCCTGCGCGGCCTAGCTGAGGCAATGGGCGGCTTGGTATCCGCGCAGGCCATTGGCAAATACGAGCGCGATGAGGATATGCCGAGCTCCCGCGTTCTGATCGCTCTCGCAGACACCCTGCGCGTTACGGAGGACTACCTGCTCGCCGAGGATGAGATTGCCCTAGAAGGCGTCGACTTCCGAAAAAAGGCGGGATCCTCCGCCCGCGAGGAGGCAGCGCTCGAGGCCCGCACGATACATATGCTGGAGCGCTATTTGGCGGTCGAGGACCTGCTGCACCTTCGTAGCGTGGATTGGGAGCAGCCACGCAGTGCGCCGCACCCCGTTGCCGACCTGCGCGACGCTGAGGATGCCGCTCGTTCAGTTCGTGACGACTGGGGTTGGGCAATGACCCTATTCCCCAGCTCGCAGAGCTTCTCGAGGAGCGGGGTATCAAGGTTATGTCGCTTGATCTCGACGATATAG
- a CDS encoding PIN domain-containing protein: MPVLVSDTSVIIDLERGALLEDLFRLPFEFAVPDLLFSRELAGPLGDRLVALGLRVEELTSIELASATTIRRERKELSTADTFAFAIAEGRRWPLLTGDGGLRRLAAERQIAFHGVLWICDQFEEGQHVPGPRLHAGLMAISSHPRCRLPATEVRVRLGRYVI, encoded by the coding sequence ATGCCGGTCCTCGTTTCCGATACCTCGGTCATCATCGACCTGGAACGCGGAGCCCTTCTAGAGGATCTGTTTCGGCTGCCCTTTGAATTTGCAGTGCCCGACTTGTTGTTCAGCCGCGAGTTAGCGGGTCCGCTTGGAGACCGCCTCGTGGCGCTTGGGTTGCGGGTTGAGGAACTCACCTCCATCGAACTAGCAAGCGCTACCACGATAAGGCGGGAGAGGAAGGAGTTATCAACGGCCGATACCTTTGCATTCGCCATCGCCGAAGGACGACGGTGGCCACTGCTCACCGGCGATGGCGGCCTGCGCCGTCTCGCGGCCGAACGTCAGATCGCATTTCATGGCGTCCTGTGGATATGCGATCAGTTCGAAGAAGGGCAACACGTTCCCGGCCCGAGATTACATGCGGGACTCATGGCGATTTCCTCACACCCACGCTGCCGTCTGCCCGCGACCGAGGTACGTGTGCGCCTGGGGCGATATGTCATTTAA
- a CDS encoding AAA family ATPase, whose translation MSQVSIFDSETPLPDDGLARRAKTLLGFDARYARVHDQLRLLLNVGELASWNKLHHGGRLTLCDLVAEQYPLVIFHGDVGTGKTAVAECMANRLVAEARSEDSTLFKLSNRVRGSGMVGEMGTLIADAFKKVVQSAGKHRRAILVIDEGDSLAAARSQQYSHHEDKVAVNTLIQCVDDLRQYGGRIVVFLCTNRLSALDAALQRRAAIIEEFRRPSDEERRQLLSMDLAALSLNSAQIGQLVTATGPRSGQPTWTYSDIRTRLYPAALARAYPKDPLRFEHLYEIATTLRASPIMEDK comes from the coding sequence GTGAGCCAGGTTTCGATTTTTGACAGTGAAACACCGCTTCCTGACGACGGGCTGGCTCGCCGAGCAAAGACGCTGTTGGGCTTTGATGCGCGCTATGCCCGCGTCCATGACCAGCTTCGCTTGCTGCTCAATGTGGGCGAATTGGCGAGCTGGAATAAGCTGCACCATGGGGGTCGGTTGACGCTATGCGACCTCGTCGCCGAGCAGTATCCGCTTGTCATTTTCCACGGGGACGTCGGGACTGGAAAGACGGCCGTCGCCGAATGCATGGCCAACCGGCTGGTGGCCGAAGCGCGCAGCGAAGACTCGACTCTCTTCAAACTCAGCAATCGTGTACGCGGTAGCGGTATGGTGGGCGAGATGGGCACGCTGATCGCCGATGCCTTCAAGAAGGTAGTGCAGTCCGCGGGCAAGCACCGCCGGGCGATCCTCGTCATCGACGAGGGCGACAGTCTTGCGGCCGCGAGGTCGCAGCAGTACAGCCACCACGAAGACAAGGTGGCTGTGAATACTCTGATCCAGTGCGTCGACGATCTGCGCCAATACGGCGGCCGGATCGTGGTCTTCCTCTGCACCAATCGCCTATCTGCACTTGACGCCGCTCTCCAGAGGCGTGCGGCTATCATCGAGGAGTTTCGTCGGCCCTCCGACGAGGAGCGGCGCCAACTCCTGTCGATGGATCTTGCCGCGCTTTCGTTGAACTCCGCCCAGATCGGCCAGTTGGTGACCGCTACAGGTCCGCGGAGCGGACAGCCGACGTGGACCTATTCTGATATCCGCACGCGTCTCTATCCGGCGGCTTTAGCTAGGGCCTATCCCAAGGATCCGTTGCGGTTCGAGCACCTGTACGAAATTGCAACGACGCTTAGAGCTTCTCCCATCATGGAGGACAAATAA
- a CDS encoding metallophosphoesterase: MSISIMRNDWQPMPVPSTVRAFAIGDVHGLSRALRSAFLEVARRAADGGPDHLVMLGDYIDRGPHSRGVMAQVIAGIAGVKITALAGNHEGVMAAACDSGDPRDMHLWLANGGSSVMNELGLPLTATAREAWAAFSEPERRFIDTLGHHHLEDGLLFIHAGLNPFVPLTQSLAWPWRQIPRNHHDERNSPFWVRDPFLFAEANPDGLFVIHGHTPEWDDAPALTPHRLGLDLGSAFTGRIGLAEIDGDRVRLTVIHDSDQPARWRSAARAG, translated from the coding sequence ATGTCCATCAGCATAATGCGTAATGACTGGCAGCCCATGCCGGTCCCAAGCACGGTCCGCGCCTTCGCCATCGGCGATGTCCATGGCCTCTCGCGCGCCCTGCGCAGCGCCTTCCTCGAAGTCGCGCGTCGCGCGGCGGACGGCGGTCCCGATCACCTGGTCATGCTGGGCGACTATATCGACCGCGGGCCTCACAGCCGTGGCGTCATGGCCCAGGTCATCGCTGGGATAGCCGGGGTGAAGATCACGGCGCTCGCGGGCAATCACGAAGGCGTGATGGCCGCCGCCTGCGACAGCGGCGATCCACGCGATATGCACCTCTGGCTCGCCAACGGCGGCAGCTCGGTCATGAATGAGCTCGGCCTGCCGCTGACGGCCACCGCCCGGGAAGCCTGGGCCGCGTTCAGCGAGCCGGAGCGGCGTTTCATCGATACCCTCGGGCATCACCACCTGGAAGACGGCCTGCTTTTCATTCACGCCGGGCTCAATCCCTTTGTCCCGCTCACCCAATCGCTGGCCTGGCCCTGGCGCCAGATTCCGCGCAATCACCATGACGAACGTAACTCGCCATTTTGGGTGCGTGACCCGTTTCTCTTCGCCGAGGCCAACCCGGACGGCCTGTTCGTGATTCACGGACATACGCCGGAATGGGACGACGCGCCGGCGCTGACGCCCCATCGCCTCGGCCTTGACTTGGGCTCGGCCTTTACCGGTCGAATTGGCCTGGCCGAGATCGACGGCGACCGCGTGCGGCTGACGGTGATTCACGACAGCGACCAGCCGGCACGCTGGCGCAGCGCCGCTCGCGCCGGCTGA
- a CDS encoding DUF899 family protein: MANNLLPAADLALRSPVRFPNESVAYRTARTALLAEEIDLRRHLERVASQRRALPPGGEVIGDYRSEGEQGPQSFADLFGTKQTLAIYSYMFGPKRERPCPMCTNLLGGWDGNAADIEQRIALAVVARSPIERLVTWKREGGWRNLKLFSDLNDNYSRDYHGLLPDGAEIPSFNVFTRRDGTIRHFWSGEMTDDSANPGQDPRGAPDFAPLWNVLDTTPEGARGSLVSKAGLRARLAGLIATTGFGRKLSVHF; encoded by the coding sequence ATGGCAAATAACCTGCTGCCCGCCGCCGACCTCGCCCTCCGCAGCCCCGTACGGTTCCCTAATGAGAGCGTTGCATACCGAACCGCCCGCACAGCCTTGCTGGCGGAGGAGATCGACCTGCGCCGACATCTTGAGCGAGTAGCTTCCCAACGCAGGGCGTTGCCGCCTGGCGGAGAGGTGATCGGTGACTATCGCTCCGAGGGCGAACAAGGCCCCCAATCCTTCGCCGACCTATTCGGCACCAAGCAGACACTGGCGATCTACAGCTACATGTTCGGGCCCAAGCGCGAGCGACCATGCCCTATGTGCACCAATCTGCTGGGTGGCTGGGATGGCAATGCCGCGGACATCGAGCAGCGAATTGCGCTGGCCGTTGTCGCTCGTTCACCGATCGAACGCCTAGTAACGTGGAAGCGCGAAGGGGGCTGGAGAAATCTAAAGCTCTTCAGCGACCTCAACGACAACTACTCCCGTGACTATCATGGGCTGTTGCCAGATGGCGCAGAGATCCCGAGCTTCAATGTGTTCACCAGGCGCGACGGGACTATCCGCCACTTCTGGAGTGGCGAGATGACGGACGACTCTGCCAACCCAGGCCAGGATCCCCGTGGTGCACCAGACTTCGCCCCACTATGGAATGTGCTGGACACCACGCCGGAGGGGGCAAGGGGATCATTGGTATCCAAAGCTGGACTACGAGCGCGGTTAGCCGGTTTGATCGCGACGACCGGGTTCGGCCGAAAGCTGTCTGTCCACTTTTGA
- the mobF gene encoding MobF family relaxase, with protein MVIKLHKPASAGYYLESSYQYYGAGQEPPGYWIAFGPTADSLGIRSGDLVEASHFESILQGFRPDSGEALGELRADRNIGYDLVCAAPKSVAVLDAIAPPSIRNEIAAAQATAVHEAMELVINRSASSRRGHNGRGESVQASIVAAAFPQHDARPPAGQSIGDPHLHTHVVIANVSVGMMNAGERWTALACTSTPRKRPPSTTWHWLEN; from the coding sequence ATGGTTATCAAGCTTCATAAGCCGGCCAGCGCAGGCTACTATCTGGAATCTTCGTACCAATATTACGGTGCCGGACAGGAGCCACCAGGTTATTGGATCGCCTTCGGGCCCACGGCGGATAGCCTTGGGATCCGATCGGGAGATTTAGTCGAAGCGAGCCACTTCGAGAGCATCCTCCAAGGCTTCCGTCCGGATTCTGGCGAGGCCCTCGGGGAACTCAGAGCGGACAGGAATATTGGCTATGATCTCGTCTGCGCGGCCCCGAAGTCGGTCGCCGTTCTAGACGCGATCGCACCACCGTCGATACGAAATGAGATCGCCGCAGCGCAGGCCACTGCCGTGCACGAGGCCATGGAACTGGTCATCAATCGATCAGCATCGTCCCGGCGAGGGCATAACGGGCGAGGTGAATCGGTACAGGCATCGATTGTTGCGGCAGCGTTTCCGCAACACGACGCGCGGCCTCCCGCCGGTCAATCGATCGGTGATCCCCATCTGCACACGCACGTCGTTATCGCCAACGTCTCCGTTGGGATGATGAATGCTGGCGAGCGCTGGACGGCACTCGCCTGTACCAGCACGCCAAGGAAGCGGCCGCCGTCTACCACATGGCACTGGCTCGAGAACTAA
- a CDS encoding CBASS oligonucleotide cyclase, translating to MALSNTELRYYDSNVLRLPADKRKEYHAQVDRLIFELCSSIQDKTEIKITKVVKAGSFAKYTILRKTAVDPVDVDVVFYISGRDASKETLVSLNDLIYNLLIKIYPTKSVEDFEIQRKAATVTFVGSGLSVDIVPVIEDPSRPGYGWQFDIRDGSKIQTCAPCQIKFVRDRKEQDKEFRTLVRMAKKWRNHAGVKPLKSFTIELIMAYVLAEQGAAGSIEQRFRNFLLYIAQSGLKDEVRFPENVGPFTTFTDPVVILDPVYSLNNVASRISEAERKEIASAAQEAWETANFASAENDNEVWKEIFGPRFKTED from the coding sequence ATGGCGTTGAGTAATACAGAGCTTCGATACTACGACAGCAACGTGCTGCGCCTGCCCGCTGACAAGCGCAAAGAATACCACGCTCAAGTTGATCGATTGATTTTCGAACTCTGCAGCAGCATTCAAGATAAAACAGAGATTAAGATCACTAAGGTCGTGAAGGCCGGATCTTTCGCAAAATATACTATCCTGCGCAAGACGGCGGTAGACCCCGTTGACGTCGACGTGGTGTTCTACATCTCAGGGAGGGACGCTAGTAAGGAGACACTCGTCAGCCTGAATGATCTGATCTACAATCTGCTGATCAAGATTTACCCAACGAAGTCCGTTGAGGACTTTGAGATCCAGCGCAAGGCGGCGACCGTTACCTTCGTTGGCTCGGGCCTTAGTGTCGATATCGTGCCCGTCATCGAAGACCCCAGCCGGCCGGGTTATGGGTGGCAGTTCGACATTCGCGACGGATCGAAGATTCAGACTTGTGCGCCTTGCCAGATTAAATTCGTTCGCGACCGTAAGGAACAAGACAAGGAGTTCCGCACGCTCGTTCGAATGGCAAAGAAGTGGCGTAACCATGCGGGCGTCAAGCCACTTAAATCCTTCACTATCGAACTGATCATGGCTTATGTCCTGGCTGAGCAAGGTGCTGCCGGCTCGATTGAACAGCGCTTCCGCAACTTCCTGCTCTACATCGCGCAGTCGGGCCTGAAGGACGAAGTTCGGTTCCCCGAAAACGTCGGGCCCTTCACCACTTTCACCGATCCGGTGGTCATTCTCGATCCGGTTTACAGCCTGAACAACGTCGCCAGCCGCATCTCGGAGGCCGAACGCAAAGAGATTGCGTCGGCGGCCCAGGAGGCTTGGGAAACGGCGAATTTCGCATCGGCTGAAAACGACAACGAAGTCTGGAAGGAAATCTTCGGGCCTCGTTTTAAGACGGAGGACTGA
- a CDS encoding ImmA/IrrE family metallo-endopeptidase, with protein sequence MSLDLDDIDGLAAKVRRRDRDAARVIVIKRSTWSERKRFNLAHELGHMVLHVMPGIDEEKAAHRFAGAFLVPADVLRAEVGANRSSLSLGELVALKVRFGVSIQALTYRCKDLGIINQAAFSKLFRTFAERGWRTAPFAEPATMKPELEEPKRFERLCYRALAEGIIGESRAAELLDISVRELDARLDQVVA encoded by the coding sequence ATGTCGCTTGATCTCGACGATATAGACGGTCTAGCTGCAAAAGTGCGTCGACGGGATCGAGACGCTGCACGCGTGATCGTTATCAAGCGCAGCACGTGGTCGGAAAGAAAGCGCTTTAATCTTGCACATGAGCTTGGCCACATGGTCTTGCACGTCATGCCAGGCATAGACGAGGAAAAGGCCGCGCATCGGTTTGCCGGCGCTTTTCTGGTGCCAGCGGACGTCTTACGCGCGGAAGTCGGCGCGAATCGTTCGTCTCTCAGCCTAGGCGAGCTCGTGGCCCTGAAAGTACGATTCGGCGTGAGCATTCAGGCGCTAACGTATCGCTGCAAGGATCTGGGTATCATCAACCAAGCGGCTTTTTCAAAGCTGTTCAGGACCTTCGCAGAGAGAGGTTGGAGGACGGCTCCATTTGCGGAACCGGCGACGATGAAGCCAGAGCTTGAGGAGCCCAAGCGATTCGAGCGACTATGCTACCGGGCCCTGGCAGAGGGAATTATCGGTGAATCTCGCGCAGCCGAGCTTCTTGACATCTCCGTCCGTGAGCTCGACGCCCGTCTCGATCAGGTTGTGGCATAG